One window of the Pelmatolapia mariae isolate MD_Pm_ZW linkage group LG15, Pm_UMD_F_2, whole genome shotgun sequence genome contains the following:
- the LOC134643644 gene encoding hydroxycarboxylic acid receptor 2-like, which produces MENPNGTYQLIEDCKAADEGLYKFYAAVMIVIFIMALPLNASVIHLFIFKLKFWKSNTNNIFLFNLVLADILLLICLPIKAHSFIQGERRSENEIICKAMLFMLFLNRGASIAFLTVTSIDRYFNVVHPGRKNLLKALKKSPQISIVIWVLLLPLTIPTMLKNFDCCNSLHKENATLIEDVVDSIRETVFFTQILIPFVILVYCTVRIVNRLRKKTVGDRTKLKRAVFLVSGVMVLFSFCFLPCTIARIVLLVIRVQDIPDYIEDKAAVAFDGLMVLSYMDCLLDPLVYCFCSTKFKALYLSSYFPFLLKGAPQVIDGSTVNTRQLAQNNVI; this is translated from the exons ATGGAAAACCCCAATGGAACTTACCAACTAATTGAAGACTGTAAAGCTGCAGACGAGGGACTGTACAAGTTTTATGCAGCTGTCATGATCGTGATTTTTATCATGGCTTTGCCTCTGAATGCATCTGTCATCCACCTCTTCATATTCAAGCTGAAGTTTTGGAAATCCAACACAAATAATATCTTCCTCTTTAACCTGGTGTTAGCCGACATCCTCCTGCTGATCTGCTTGCCCATAAAAGCACATTCCTTCATCCAGGGAGAGCGGAGGAGTGAGAATGAGATCATCTGCAAAGCCAtgcttttcatgttgtttttaaaccGTGGAGCTAGCATCGCCTTCCTAACAGTGACTTCCATTGATCGGTATTTTAATGTGGTGCACCCTGGTCGGAAAAATCTCCTGAAAGCGCTCAAGAAATCTCCACAGATCTCGATCGTCATCTGGGTGCTGCTTCTGCCTCTCACCATCCCCACCATGCTCAAAAACTTTGACTGCTGTAACAGCCTCCATAAAGAAAATGCCACCCTGATCGAG GATGTGGTGGATAGCATTAGAGAGACGGTATTCTTCACTCAGATCCTGATCCCGTTTGTCATCCTGGTCTACTGCACTGTGCGCATCGTCAACCGACTCAGGAAGAAAACAGTCGGGGATAGGACCAAGCTGAAGAGAGCCGTATTTCTCGTCAGCGGTGTCATGGTGCTCTTTTCATTCTGCTTCCTCCCCTGCACCATAGCGAGGATAGTTCTGCTTGTCATTCGGGTCCAAGATATCCCTGATTACATCGAAGACAAAGCTGCAGTGGCCTTTGACGGCCTCATGGTCCTCTCCTACATGGACTGTCTGCTCGACCCACTGGTCTACTGTTTCTGTAGCACCAAGTTCAAAGCGCTTTATCTCTCCAGTTACTTCCCGTTTTTATTGAAAGGAGCTCCACAGGTAATAGACGGCTCGACAGTAAACACAAGACAACTTGCGCAAAATAATGTCATTTGA